One stretch of Brettanomyces nanus chromosome 4, complete sequence DNA includes these proteins:
- a CDS encoding uncharacterized protein (EggNog:ENOG41) — MSNTRSTSKSKKKTTSVTSSTATSGPKKFKGYRSFGNIKCYLSFALLLYSILHIVFNCPLSQPYVKEGNRDLICQTSHHAYGYVSCYVDPVIDKVSTRYDNSRIKPFVDSTSESTLHLYQLYCKPIVDKYGPVVKSKADATTLFVKEKGVVITHRTFQITKHIGTECYEKSKQASLTVCKYIRTVAFPATVSAIKWTEDKFRYIIQKMAVWFYVNFNVYVHPKLEYLYSKFESSTAGQYWLQFQQSRFCKTVAYFINTVLSAISEAYISAREVICEFKKKELMYKLSIHYKKVEQKKDFLKSELGKFFSPGFKIPQYKDLQIFKNMSRRMKGIAETSDVADTDHSTTSVVSTTAVPEDEKVSILSSSMFIVDTMQIAQEVISEQIATSVSSSLFSSSVEQAASAAASASKVPDDIITSKKYEKLVDTVINGAVDDFAEQVAALSVVTAEKLKEAIKPSLALLSNKVTGGYSDIHTMLAGINGKKKEEEGYVSRQDYRDVLAKCASNMNSLADNVFFTLKEEESAYTDEVLRIRSNILETLAEFSDSTLAAYSTEIVNDGDDWEEWKRYNAIKKELLKARDEILEAKPPGEVKMFNDAARTVNILLKEGQSYLAIMRAKGNLEFQSREKGEREAAAVAQEQEQEQEGEEDGEEEGEEEEEIRIASTIIVYETMKDTGNSRIKNDNSKIEGTEASKATQETVRGGNDDEKITLNI; from the coding sequence ATGTCCAATACCAGGTCGACGTCTaagtccaagaagaagactacTTCAGTTACTTCGTCTACTGCCACGTCAGGTCCTAAGAAGTTCAAAGGTTATCGCAGCTTTGGAAACATCAAGTGCTATTTATCGTTTGCTTTGCTTCTCTACTCAATTCTTCACATTGTCTTTAACTGTCCTTTAAGTCAACCTTATGTTAAAGAAGGAAATCGGGATCTCATATGTCAGACTTCTCACCATGCTTATGGTTATGTCTCCTGCTATGTCGATCCTGTGATTGACAAGGTCAGCACTCGGTATGACAATTCTAGGATCAAGCCTTTTGTTGACTCAACTTCGGAATCAACTCTACATTTGTACCAGCTCTATTGCAAGCCTATTGTTGACAAGTATGGACCTGTCGTTAAGAGTAAAGCGGATGCCACCACCCTCTTTgtgaaagagaaaggtGTAGTGATCACCCATAGAACTTTTCAGATTACCAAGCACATCGGCACTGAATGTTATGAAAAGTCTAAACAAGCATCTTTGACTGTCTGTAAATATATTCGAACAGTGGCCTTTCCAGCAACAGTGTCGGCCATTAAATGGACTGAAGATAAGTTTCGCTACATCATTCAGAAAATGGCTGTTTGGTTTTACGTCAATTTTAACGTTTATGTCCATCCAAAGCTAGAATATTTGTACTCGAAGTTTGAGTCGTCTACAGCAGGTCAGTATTGGCTTCAGTTTCAGCAATCTCGGTTCTGCAAAACGGTGGCCTATTTCATTAATACAGTGTTGTCTGCCATCTCTGAGGCCTACATTTCGGCTAGAGAAGTCATCTGtgaattcaaaaaaaaggagTTGATGTATAAGCTGTCCATACACTACAAGAAAGTtgaacagaagaaagatttcttgaaatctGAGTTAGGtaaattcttctctcctgGTTTCAAAATTCCGCAATACAAGGATTTACAGATCTTTAAGAATATGAGTAGAAGGATGAAGGGAATTGCAGAGACTAGCGATGTCGCCGATACAGATCATTCTACTACTTCAGTCGTCTCTACTACTGCTGTTCCAGAGGATGAAAAggtttcaattctttcatcatcgatGTTCATTGTTGATACCATGCAAATCGCTCAGGAGGTTATATCAGAGCAGATTGCGACCTCGGTCTCTTCTTCgcttttctcctcctctgTTGAGCAGGCTGCCTCTGCAGCCGCATCGGCTTCAAAGGTGCCTGATGATATTATTACATCAAAGAAGTACGAGAAGCTTGTCGACACCGTGATCAATGGTGCTGTGGATGACTTTGCGGAGCAAGTTGCTGCTTTGTCTGTAGTGACTGCCGAAAAACTCAAGGAGGCTATCAAGCCTTCGTTGGCATTGTTGAGTAACAAGGTTACCGGTGGCTATTCTGATATTCATACGATGTTAGCCGGCATAAacggaaagaagaaagaagaagagggaTATGTTTCCCGGCAAGACTACAGAGATGTTCTTGCTAAATGTGCCTCTAATATGAATTCGCTAGCAGACAATGTTTTTTTCacattgaaggaggaagaatcTGCGTACACGGATGAAGTCCTTAGGATTAGAAGCAATATATTAGAGACATTGGCTGAATTCAGCGACTCCACTTTGGCCGCATATTCGACAGAGATAGTGAATGATGGAGACGATTGGGAAGAATGGAAGCGGTACAATGCTATTAAAAAGGAGCTGTTGAAGGCAAGGGATGAGATTTTGGAGGCAAAACCACCCGGAGAGGTAAAGATGTTCAATGACGCAGCTAGAACTGTTAACATCCTTTTGAAGGAAGGTCAGAGTTACTTGGCTATTATGAGAGCCAAGGGTAACTTGGAGTTTCAGAGCCGTGAAAAGGGTGAAAGAGAGGCTGCTGCGGTGGCCCAGGAACAGGAACAGGAACAGGAAGGGGAAgaggatggagaagaagaaggagaagaagaagaagaaataagaaTTGCTTCCACAATCATCGTGTATGAGACTATGAAGGATACTGGAAATTCGAGAATCAAAAATGACAACTCCAAGATAGAAGGTACAGAAGCCAGTAAGGCCACACAAGAAACCGTTCGTGGTggtaatgatgatgagaaaatAACGCTCAACATTTGA
- a CDS encoding uncharacterized protein (BUSCO:EOG09340RPL), producing MGRVQKKNAKGRLDRYYFLAKEKGYRARSSFKILQINEKYGHFLEKSKVVVDLCAAPGSWCQVASKLCPVNSMIVGVDIVSMKPLPKCITFQSDITTEDCRSKLRGYLKTWKADTVMHDGAPNVGLNWIQDAYTQSQLVLQALRLAVEHLVPGGTFVTKVFRSKDYNNLIWVFKQLFDKVEATKPPASRNVSAEIFVVCKGFKAPQKLDPRFLDPKEVFEELPEGPVNNESKVYNPEIKKRRRQGYEEDDWTQFHPMNILEWVHQEEEVINTLGTVSKLEIDEKSAEWTILKKMKQTTIEFYECCKDLKVLGKKDFRMLIRWRKHAREELGLLDKKDMEKPAVEMEELTEDQKIDKELAELKEKEKLNTRRTKRRKNEQKQKEMQRLQMNMLTDMQIGMEAAENGVESLFSLKLAENTGQLKDLAKGKKSFIFNNNDKGADKDENNTKVLEFDSKEEEIDTLEDQLSTMYDQYKDDKMERDARLRASTARGDEEDEPWEGMKEAKTESSEGEFESDEDDETDSDDDEAINKLIESIREHKKKGQLGSKASNFFSDSIFQDIDLNVAPADGKKQNQHDELHLPKKIIDKKDRKKGSEATKKDETFEDDDSEESEDNEDNKGGFQTVPNSYHEKFNEDEMDYETDSDDEKSREHHKAEIDISSVEAMTLAHDLAIGKKSKSDIVSEGYNKYSFRDKDGLPDWFLEDEGKHNKINRPITKEAVTAMKEKMKLLNARPIKKVLEAKGRKRMRAARRLRQIKRKSESILEDGTKTESDKASEIQRVMKKMTKKQDKPNVTMVVARGQNRGLQGRPHGIRGKYKMVDGVMKHEMRAQKRIEKKNRKHKH from the coding sequence ATGGGTCgagttcaaaagaaaaacgCCAAAGGACGTTTAGACAGGTACTACTTTTTGGCCAAGGAAAAAGGCTATAGAGctcgttcttctttcaaaatccttcaaattaATGAGAAGTATGGTCATTTCTTAGAAAAATCTAAAGTTGTGGTTGATTTATGCGCAGCACCAGGTTCTTGGTGTCAGGTGGCATCTAAGCTCTGTCCAGTCAACTCTATGATTGTTGGCGTTGATATTGTCTCTATGAAACCTTTGCCCAAATGCATTACTTTCCAAAGTGATATCACAACCGAAGACTGCAGGTCCAAACTTAGAGGCTATTTAAAGACGTGGAAAGCTGACACTGTGATGCATGATGGTGCACCCAATGTTGGTTTAAATTGGATCCAGGACGCCTATACACAATCTCAGTTGGTCTTACAGGCACTCCGATTGGCCGTTGAACATTTAGTTCCTGGTGGAACATTTGTAACTAAGGTATTCAGGTCTAAGGATTACAACAATTTAATTTGGGTTTTCAAACAGTTGTTCGACAAAGTTGAGGCTACCAAGCCTCCCGCTTCTCGTAATGTGTCTGCAGAGATCTTTGTGGTTTGTAAAGGCTTTAAAGCACCCCAAAAACTGGATCCTAGATTCTTGGATCCTAAGGAGGTGTTTGAGGAGTTGCCAGAAGGCCCTGTTAATAACGAATCGAAGGTGTACAATccagaaataaagaaaagaaggagacaAGGATacgaagaggatgattGGACACAatttcatccaatgaatATTCTAGAGTGGGTTCatcaagaggaagaagttaTCAATACACTAGGAACTGTTTCTAAGCTTGAaatagatgaaaagagTGCTGAATGGActatattgaagaaaatgaagcAGACTACAATAGAGTTTTATGAATGCTGTaaagatttgaaggttctAGGTAAGAAGGATTTCAGAATGTTAATTCGATGGAGAAAACACGCAAGAGAGGAGTTGGGACTTTTGGATAAAAAGGATATGGAAAAGCCTGCTGTTGAGATGGAAGAGCTTACAGAGGATCAGAAGATCGATAAGGAGTTGGCAGAActgaaggaaaaagaaaagttaAATACcagaagaacaaaaagaagaaagaatgagCAGAAGCAAAAGGAAATGCAGAGATTACAGATGAATATGTTAACCGATATGCAAATCGGTATGGAGGCTGCGGAAAATGGTGTCGAGTCTTTGTTCAGCTTGAAGCTTGCAGAAAATACTGGACAGCTTAAGGATTTGGCCAAAGGTAAGAAGtctttcattttcaataaCAATGATAAGGGGGCGGACAAAGACGAAAATAATACAAAAGTTCTAGAGTTTGATAGcaaagaggaagagattgatACTTTGGAGGATCAGTTGAGTACAATGTACGATCAGTACAAGGATGATAAAATGGAAAGGGACGCCAGACTTCGGGCTAGCACGGCCAGGggtgatgaagaggacGAGCCTTGGGAAGGTATGAAAGAGGCTAAGACCGAATCATCCGAAGGAGAGTTTGAGagtgacgaagatgatgaaactGATAGCGACGACGACGAGGCTATTAATAAACTTATCGAAAGCATACGGGAGcataagaaaaaaggtcAGTTAGGTTCAAAGGCTTCCAATTTCTTTAGTGATTCTATTTTCCAGGATATCGACTTGAATGTTGCACCCGcagatggaaagaagcaaaatCAGCACGACgaacttcatcttccaaagaagatcatcgaCAAAAAggatagaaaaaaagggTCCGAAGCTACTAAAAAGGACGAAACGTTTGAGGATGACGATAGTGAGGAGAGCGAAGACAATGAAGACAATAAAGGAGGGTTCCAAACTGTTCCTAACAGCTACCACGAGAAATTCaatgaggatgaaatgGACTATGAGACGGACTCAGACGACGAGAAAAGTAGAGAGCATCACAAAGCTGAGATCGATATTTCTTCCGTTGAAGCTATGACTCTGGCGCATGATTTAGCCATTGGAAAGAAGTCTAAATCGGATATCGTCAGTGAAGGCTACAATAAGTACTCCTTCAGAGATAAGGATGGATTACCGGATTGGTtccttgaagatgaaggtaAGCACAATAAGATCAACAGACCAATCACCAAAGAGGCAGTAACAgcaatgaaagaaaaaatgaagttgttgaatGCCAGACCTATTAAGAAGGTGCTAGAGGCCAAGGgtagaaagagaatgagAGCCGCCCGAAGATTGCGACAAATCAAAAGGAAGTCTGAATCGATTCTTGAGGATGGTACAAAGACAGAATCTGATAAAGCCAGCGAGATTCAGAGGgtaatgaaaaagatgacAAAGAAACAGGACAAGCCAAATGTCACTATGGTGGTTGCAAGAGGACAGAATAGAGGACTTCAAGGAAGACCTCATGGTATTAGGGGTAAATATAAGATGGTTGATGGTGTGATGAAGCACGAGATGAGGGCTCAGAAGAggattgagaagaagaatagaaagCATAAGCATTGA